In Paralcaligenes sp. KSB-10, the following are encoded in one genomic region:
- a CDS encoding response regulator: MRILLVEDEIELAHWLSRSLARHGGFTVDWADDAELAERRLAVEEFDAVILDLGLPGMDGHTFLTRLRARDDRTPVLVLTARDSLVERIDTLHEGADDFLPKPFVVEELEARLVALIRRSRGREHPRLALGALSLDTAAQRFLINGQVLALSPKEYAVLKVLIQKSGEPVAKQQILDRINSDEKEVNLEAVEVLVHRLRKKLVDTGTQIVTLRGMGYSLEPLGAT; encoded by the coding sequence ATGCGTATACTCCTCGTTGAAGATGAAATAGAATTGGCTCACTGGCTTTCACGCAGTCTGGCCAGACACGGTGGATTCACAGTCGATTGGGCCGACGATGCCGAGCTGGCCGAACGGCGTTTGGCAGTGGAAGAATTCGATGCTGTAATTCTTGACCTGGGCTTGCCCGGAATGGATGGCCACACTTTTTTGACCCGGTTGCGCGCCCGAGACGACAGAACTCCCGTCCTGGTGCTGACTGCCCGGGACTCCCTGGTTGAGCGGATTGATACTTTGCACGAGGGTGCCGATGATTTTTTACCCAAGCCGTTTGTAGTTGAAGAACTTGAAGCCCGGCTTGTTGCCTTGATTCGCCGCAGTCGGGGGCGCGAACATCCCCGTTTGGCTCTGGGGGCCTTGAGTCTCGATACGGCGGCACAGCGATTTTTGATCAATGGCCAGGTTCTGGCCTTGTCGCCCAAAGAATATGCTGTGCTGAAGGTGTTGATCCAAAAAAGCGGCGAGCCCGTTGCCAAGCAACAGATCCTGGATCGCATCAATTCCGACGAAAAGGAAGTGAATCTGGAAGCGGTCGAGGTACTGGTTCACCGGCTACGCAAAAAATTGGTCGACACCGGTACGCAAATAGTGACGTTGCGAGGCATGGGGTATAGCCTGGAGCCCCTTGGTGCAACTTAA
- a CDS encoding sensor histidine kinase: MVAALWASNHQLRAQIDIAYDRSLAGALRSMDYNISTASGGLSLEQPYLLLEFFELTANERVYYRVMTEDGLAEIGNQELPLPPTPLVSGVPQFYTANYLGQAIRVAALARPMNPPLYNDRGGRVIVQVAEDIDSREQFIHSMLLRSIERDLAVVALVVLIVVLGVLFAVRPLTRLRQNLEKRRFDDLRPVEADDVPAEVQPLVTAVNLHMARYAQQARLQRQFLDDASHQLRTPLSVLRAQLGYALREKDPQEIHSALQAMREGLDRAVRTTNQMLSLAKAKEGSPFETGEGLEKIDLVQMAQAIFKDMYPVARAKRLDFGLECPEVPVQVWGLEWLLREAAVNLLDNAIRYTPNGGVLTLRIRVEGPSACLIVEDNGPGMSSDDIEKAGIRFRRGAAGKNTSGAGLGLAIVHTIMVQHRGRFMLESLRQGCRAKLVFTLGFPYQRRLLEKNNQVESL; the protein is encoded by the coding sequence ATGGTAGCGGCGCTATGGGCGTCCAATCACCAACTGCGCGCGCAGATCGATATTGCCTACGACCGTTCCCTGGCAGGGGCTTTGCGCTCCATGGACTACAACATTTCCACGGCCAGCGGCGGTCTGTCGCTGGAGCAGCCTTATTTGCTGCTGGAGTTCTTCGAGCTCACTGCGAACGAACGGGTGTATTACCGAGTCATGACCGAAGATGGTCTGGCGGAAATAGGCAACCAGGAACTGCCTCTGCCGCCGACTCCTCTGGTTTCGGGTGTGCCCCAGTTCTACACGGCCAATTATCTGGGGCAGGCCATACGTGTTGCGGCGCTGGCGCGGCCCATGAATCCGCCCTTGTATAACGATCGTGGTGGGCGGGTGATTGTCCAGGTTGCCGAAGACATCGATTCGCGCGAGCAATTCATTCATTCCATGCTGCTGCGTTCGATTGAACGCGATCTGGCCGTTGTTGCGCTGGTTGTGTTGATCGTGGTGCTTGGCGTACTGTTCGCGGTGCGTCCCTTGACTCGTTTGCGTCAAAATCTGGAAAAGCGTCGTTTTGACGATTTGCGGCCAGTCGAGGCCGATGACGTGCCCGCCGAAGTACAGCCTCTGGTTACCGCGGTCAATTTGCATATGGCCCGTTATGCGCAGCAAGCACGACTGCAGCGTCAGTTTCTCGATGATGCCTCGCATCAGTTGCGCACCCCGTTATCCGTGTTGCGGGCGCAACTGGGCTATGCATTGCGCGAAAAGGATCCTCAGGAAATACATTCGGCTTTGCAAGCCATGCGTGAAGGACTGGATCGCGCCGTGCGTACGACCAACCAGATGCTGTCGCTGGCCAAGGCCAAGGAGGGATCGCCATTTGAAACCGGTGAGGGACTGGAGAAAATAGATCTTGTGCAAATGGCTCAGGCAATATTCAAGGATATGTATCCGGTGGCGCGCGCCAAGCGCCTGGATTTCGGTCTGGAATGTCCTGAAGTGCCTGTTCAGGTCTGGGGGCTGGAATGGCTATTGCGTGAAGCCGCGGTCAACCTGCTTGATAACGCCATCCGCTATACACCCAATGGCGGAGTGCTGACGCTGCGCATAAGAGTGGAAGGTCCCAGTGCCTGCCTGATCGTGGAAGACAACGGGCCGGGCATGTCCAGCGATGATATCGAAAAAGCCGGCATCCGGTTTCGGCGCGGCGCGGCCGGTAAAAATACCAGCGGCGCCGGCCTGGGGCTGGCTATTGTCCACACCATCATGGTGCAGCATCGCGGCCGGTTTATGTTGGAATCGTTGCGGCAAGGATGCCGCGCCAAGCTAGTGTTTACCCTAGGTTTCCCCTACCAAAGACGTCTTTTGGAAAAAAACAATCAAGTTGAAAGCCTTTAG
- a CDS encoding tripartite tricarboxylate transporter substrate binding protein, which translates to MMAGLLLGTSSLLAMTAASAADEPRRPECIAPAQPGGGFDLTCRLAQEGLKVAGQLKEPMRIVYMPGGIGAVAYNHVVAQKPDNGSTIIAFSGGSLLNLAQGKFGKYNVNDVRWLAAIGSDYGVAVVRDDSPYKNLKELMEAFKTDPSKIVLGAGGTVGSQDWMKAALTAKAAGVDYKKMRFVAFEGGGEALTALRGGHIQAYMGDAAEAFTMLEGGAPIRVLAVFNDVRLPGKLSSVPTAKEQGFDIEWPIIRGFYVGPKVSDAQYNWWVDAFKKTQENPDFAALQQKQGLFPFNKTGAELDAYVKQRVKAYAELADSFGLIKK; encoded by the coding sequence ATGATGGCGGGCTTGCTGCTTGGTACAAGTTCCCTGCTGGCCATGACGGCGGCTTCGGCTGCCGATGAACCCCGCCGCCCCGAGTGTATTGCGCCGGCTCAGCCCGGAGGCGGGTTTGACCTGACCTGTCGCCTGGCCCAGGAGGGTTTGAAGGTGGCTGGACAACTTAAAGAACCCATGCGCATCGTCTATATGCCTGGCGGCATCGGTGCGGTTGCCTACAATCACGTAGTGGCGCAAAAGCCCGATAACGGCAGCACCATCATTGCTTTTTCCGGCGGCTCCCTGCTGAACCTCGCTCAAGGCAAATTCGGCAAATACAATGTCAACGATGTGCGCTGGCTGGCGGCTATTGGTTCCGATTATGGCGTAGCGGTGGTGCGCGACGACTCGCCCTATAAAAACCTGAAGGAGCTGATGGAGGCCTTCAAAACCGATCCCAGCAAGATTGTGCTGGGTGCCGGCGGCACCGTGGGCAGCCAGGACTGGATGAAAGCGGCCCTGACCGCCAAAGCGGCGGGTGTCGATTACAAGAAAATGCGTTTTGTGGCATTCGAAGGGGGCGGCGAGGCGCTGACCGCACTGCGCGGCGGCCATATCCAGGCCTATATGGGTGATGCGGCCGAAGCCTTCACCATGCTTGAAGGTGGCGCTCCCATCCGGGTGCTGGCGGTGTTCAACGATGTCCGTTTGCCCGGCAAGCTGTCCAGCGTTCCCACCGCCAAAGAGCAAGGGTTTGACATTGAATGGCCCATCATTCGCGGCTTCTATGTAGGGCCCAAGGTTTCCGACGCGCAATACAACTGGTGGGTTGACGCCTTCAAGAAGACCCAGGAGAACCCCGACTTTGCGGCATTACAGCAAAAACAGGGCCTATTTCCATTCAACAAAACCGGTGCCGAGCTTGATGCCTACGTTAAACAGCGCGTCAAGGCGTATGCCGAATTGGCCGATTCCTTTGGCCTGATCAAAAAATAG
- a CDS encoding tripartite tricarboxylate transporter TctB family protein yields the protein MNDRILGIAALVFAALMTWFGWDIEAPFSYEPVGPRAFPLLVAFIIALCGVWMVVKGGNQAEANPAGANSRITLMVAYCAAYAYFFQLLGFIVATTCMTVLVGRLFSGSWLKVISGGLIMSGLFFFLFDRGLDVVLPTGILGGLL from the coding sequence ATGAATGATCGAATTCTGGGCATTGCCGCCCTTGTTTTTGCCGCGCTGATGACTTGGTTCGGCTGGGATATTGAAGCCCCCTTTTCCTATGAACCCGTCGGGCCGCGTGCGTTCCCCCTGTTGGTCGCCTTCATTATCGCCTTGTGCGGTGTGTGGATGGTCGTCAAGGGCGGCAACCAGGCGGAAGCCAATCCGGCGGGCGCCAACAGTCGCATCACGCTAATGGTGGCGTATTGCGCCGCTTATGCCTATTTTTTCCAGTTATTGGGTTTTATCGTGGCCACCACCTGCATGACGGTTCTGGTTGGCCGCCTGTTCAGCGGTTCCTGGTTAAAAGTGATCAGCGGCGGCTTGATCATGAGCGGGCTGTTCTTCTTTTTGTTTGATCGGGGCCTGGATGTGGTGCTGCCCACAGGTATTTTGGGAGGTTTGCTATGA
- a CDS encoding tripartite tricarboxylate transporter permease — translation MNGILDHLAIGFHVAFSWNNLLVAAIGSFFGTLVGVLPGLGPINGVAMLIPIAFAMNLPPETALILLAAVYVGAEYGGRITSILINVPGEASAIMTTLDGYPLARQGLANVALSLSAWSAFFGSIVSVFGIILLAPLLAKWALAFGPAEYFVLMIFAFCCLTSLLGKQPVKGVLAAMIGLAIATVGVDSNSGVYRYTFESVHLFDGIEFVVVVIALFAVSEMLEMLEKVMAGHTVEVKSSGRKIFNLKEMAFTWWSVVRSALLGFGVGVLPGAGASVAAAVAYSNEKRICEEKDPNAKFGRGDLRGLVAPEAAATSSAIGSFVPMLTLGVPGSGTTAVMMGALTLYNITPGPVLFDTKPELVWGLIASLFIANVMLFVMNVPMVRIFSKVLAVPGWLMVPGILCISYIGVYAINAGTFDLLMVAGIGALGYFLRKGGIPMAPLVLGVVLGNMMEQNLRRALSMTDGAVHVLFDSNVSKGLWIVSILVVVMPQLMRYIKKRARAVQTPA, via the coding sequence ATGAATGGCATTTTGGATCATCTCGCAATAGGCTTCCATGTTGCCTTTTCCTGGAATAATCTGCTGGTTGCGGCCATAGGCTCGTTTTTTGGAACGCTGGTTGGTGTATTGCCGGGCCTGGGGCCCATCAACGGCGTCGCCATGTTGATTCCCATCGCCTTTGCCATGAATCTGCCGCCGGAAACGGCGCTGATCCTGCTGGCGGCGGTTTATGTAGGGGCCGAGTACGGCGGCCGGATTACCTCTATTCTCATCAATGTGCCGGGCGAAGCCAGTGCCATCATGACGACGCTCGACGGCTATCCGCTGGCGCGCCAGGGTTTGGCCAATGTGGCCTTGTCCTTGTCGGCCTGGTCGGCGTTTTTCGGCTCGATCGTCTCGGTTTTCGGGATCATTCTGCTGGCGCCGTTGCTGGCGAAGTGGGCGTTGGCATTCGGACCGGCCGAGTATTTCGTCCTGATGATCTTCGCCTTCTGCTGTCTGACCAGCCTGCTGGGTAAACAGCCCGTCAAAGGCGTTTTGGCGGCCATGATAGGCCTTGCGATAGCGACCGTGGGGGTAGACTCCAACTCGGGCGTTTATCGCTATACGTTCGAATCTGTGCATCTGTTTGACGGGATCGAATTCGTTGTGGTGGTCATCGCCTTGTTTGCGGTGTCCGAAATGCTTGAAATGCTTGAGAAAGTCATGGCTGGCCACACGGTTGAAGTCAAGTCCAGCGGCCGCAAGATCTTCAATCTGAAGGAAATGGCTTTCACATGGTGGAGCGTAGTGCGCAGCGCGCTGCTGGGTTTCGGCGTGGGGGTACTGCCCGGTGCAGGCGCCAGCGTGGCGGCTGCCGTTGCCTATTCGAACGAAAAACGGATTTGCGAAGAAAAGGACCCCAATGCCAAGTTTGGCCGGGGCGATTTGCGCGGCCTGGTGGCTCCTGAAGCGGCGGCCACTTCCTCGGCAATCGGTTCCTTTGTTCCCATGCTTACGTTGGGCGTGCCCGGTTCGGGTACCACGGCCGTGATGATGGGTGCCTTGACCTTGTACAACATCACTCCGGGTCCGGTGCTGTTCGACACCAAGCCCGAACTGGTGTGGGGTTTGATCGCTTCGCTGTTTATTGCCAATGTCATGCTGTTTGTCATGAACGTGCCCATGGTGCGCATTTTTTCCAAAGTGCTTGCCGTTCCGGGCTGGCTGATGGTGCCTGGTATTTTGTGCATCAGCTATATCGGTGTTTATGCCATTAATGCGGGGACCTTCGATCTGCTGATGGTGGCGGGCATAGGCGCTCTTGGCTATTTCCTGCGCAAGGGCGGCATTCCCATGGCGCCCTTGGTGCTGGGTGTGGTGCTCGGCAATATGATGGAACAGAACTTGCGGCGCGCCCTGTCCATGACCGACGGAGCCGTGCATGTGTTGTTCGACAGCAATGTATCAAAGGGTTTGTGGATTGTGTCGATACTGGTGGTCGTTATGCCGCAGCTGATGCGCTACATCAAGAAAAGAGCGCGTGCGGTTCAAACCCCTGCCTGA